One Xenopus tropicalis strain Nigerian chromosome 8, UCB_Xtro_10.0, whole genome shotgun sequence genomic window carries:
- the LOC116406830 gene encoding olfactory receptor 5V1-like, whose protein sequence is MDKANKTTVEEFILLAFSDLYQLQILLFIVTLLVYIMCVFGNCLIVIIVRAEPSLHTPMYFFISTLSTLDIIYVSLVIPNLLANLIAAKKSISFNGCFIQLFVGASLGTAEGYLLAVMAFDRYLAINKPLQYVSIMTRQVCVQLALLPFIVGIVIALIPTVFTAGLEFCGPNEVHHFLCDFGPLQALACSRPYMSQMVTNSGAIFAFGLPFVITVGLYIHIIIIISNIKSSESKRKAFSTCSSHLTVAGLFYITTIIVYAVPKGTQYDKFFALIYTVITPLLNPFIYTLRNKDVKRALINSRRLKLCQGSF, encoded by the coding sequence ATGGATAAAGCCAATAAGACCACAGTGGAAGAGtttattttattggctttttCAGATTTATATCAGCTCCAGATCCTTCTGTTCATTGTCACTTTGCTTGTCTATATCATGTGTGTGTTTGGGAACTGTCTCATTGTTATTATAGTTAGAGCTGAACCCTCACTTCATACcccaatgtacttttttattagcacattatcTACTCTGGATATAATTTATGTGTCTTTAGTTATTCCCAATCTTTTAGCTAACCTCATTGCAGCTAAGAAGAGTATATCCTTCAATGGATGTTTCATACAGTTATTTGTCGGTGCTTCCTTAGGAACAGCAGAAGGTTACCTACTCGCAGTCATGGCTTTTGACAGATACCTGGCTATTAACAAGCCCCTACAATATGTTTCTATCATGACTCGACAGGTCTGCGTGCAACTTGCACTTTTACCATTCATTGTTGGGATTGTCATTGCATTAATTCCCACTGTTTTTACAGCTGGATTGGAATTCTGTGGTCCTAATGAAGTCCATCATTTCCTTTGTGATTTTGGCCCTTTACAGGCCTTGGCTTGTTCTAGACCCTATATGAGCCAGATGGTCACAAACTCTGGGGCAATTTTTGCGTTTGGACTTCCTTTTGTCATAACGGTTGGACTTTACATCCATATCATTATCATCATTTCAAATATTAAAAGTTCTGAATCTAAACGGAAAGCTTTCTCCACTTGCTCTTCCCACCTCACTGTAGCAGGACTGTTTTATATAACAACCATCATTGTGTATGCCGTGCCAAAGGGTACCCAGTATGACAAGTTCTTTGCCCTAATATATACTGTTATTACTCCTCTTTTGAATCCCTTTATTTACACCTTAAGGAATAAGGATGTAAAGAGAGCGCTCATAAACTCAAGGAGGTTAAAGCTTTGTCAAGGATCATTCtaa